Within Microbacterium proteolyticum, the genomic segment GACCCATGGCCAGACGAAGTAGAACTGCTCCTCCACGGACAGCGACCAGTAATGCTGCAGCGGGGAGGGCAGCATGTCCGCCTGGAAGTAGTCCGTGCCTTGGAGGCCCATGTTCCAGTTGGCGGCGAAGAACGTCGCCCATATCGCGTCGCCGACGGTGCGCTCGAATCGGTCTCCGGGCGTCAGGAACCATGCTGCTGCCACGGTGCTGATCAACACCAGCGTCGCGGCCGGGAAGATGCGCTTGAAGCGTCGGATGTAGAAGCCGGAGAAGCTGATCCCGCCGGTCTTGTCGAATTCGCGCAGAAGCAGACCGGTGATCAAGTATCCGCTGATCACGAAGAAGAGGTCGACGCCGATGAACCCTCCGCGCGGCCAAGCGAGGAGGTGATCGAGGATGACGACGACGACGGCGACGGCTCGAAGCCCCTGGATGTCCGGCCGGAAGGCGGTTTTCTTCGCCCCTTCCGGTGCCACGTTCGCTTCGCGCTCTGCGCGCATGGTGGTTGATTCGCTCCCCATGCGGACCACTCTATGGCGGCAGGTTTTCGCGCACGTGACATTTGGGAGTCGCGCAAGGGCTTGACGTGGTTGTGGTTTCGTACTTCGCGACAGACTTGGCATGATCGTGGCGCCGAGGAAACTTTCGCGGCACGGCTGCTGGAACGGGACACCGGCGTGGGCTGGGGCCCGGGTCGTGAGTAATGGGGGACTTCATGCGGATCGTTGCTGAGCCACGAACACAGGAAACGGATCCTCGACCGGCTCGGACGAAGGAGCGGTCGTCGCACGGTCCCGCGAAGGCGGCGAAGCGCCCCCTGCGCCCTGACATCCAAGGGCTGCGAATGATCGCGGTGCTCGCGGTCATCGCTGATCATCTCTTCCATTGGCCCAGTGGCGGGTTCGTCGGCGTTGACGTGTTCTTCGTCCTGTCGGGGTTCCTCATCACCGGTCTCCTGATCAGGGAGCACGACAAGACCGGGTCGATATCGTTCACGAGCTTCTACCGTCGTCGTGTCAAGCGCATCATGCCCGCGGCGCTACTGGTGGTGACAGCCACGCTTGTGGCGGCTTACTTCCTCTTCAACAAGGCTCGCTTCCTCCACACCGTCGAGGACGGGGTGTGGGCGATCTTCTTCGGCGCGAACTGGAACTTCGCCTTCGCCGGGACTGACTACTTCGGCGCCACGAGCGCCGTGTCCCCTTTGCAGCACTATTGGTCGCTCGCGGTCGAAGAGCAGTTCTACTTCGTCTGGCCCTGGCTGATGCTTCTGATCTACGTTCTCGTCGCGCGCGCACGCGGGGGTCGTGCCCACGCCCGCGCCATCGTGCTCGGAACGATCCTGGTCCTGACGGCGGCGTCCTTCGCGTGGTCACTGTGGGAGAGTGCCACCAACCCGGCTTGGGCCTATTTCTCGACCTTCGCCCGGGCCTGGGAACTGGGTGTCGGAGCAGTCATCGCGGTTCTCGCTCCGACGCTCGGGCGCCTGCCGGGGTGGGCTCGCACACCCCTCGCCTGGCTGGGGCTCATCGGTATCGCGGTTTCGGTCTTCATCGTCAGTTCGGAGGCGGGTGGGTTTCCTGCTCCGTGGGCCTCCCTTCCGGTGCTCGCGACCGCGGCCGTCGTGATCTCGGGCATCGGCGCTCCGGCCCGGTTCGTCTGGCCCATCTCGAATCCGGTGTCCAACTACATCGGCGACATCTCCTACTCGTTGTATCTCTGGCACTGGCCGATCATCGTCTTCACCGCGGTGGTCCTGCCGCGTGAAGAGCCCCTCTACTTCGTCGTCGTGCTCGCGCTCACACTCATCCTCTCGATCAGCTCGTATCACTTGGTCGAGGATCCGGTACGTCGATCGTCCCTGTTCGAACCGCGAACCGCCCGACGCAAGCGCTCGCGCCGGGGCCCGCGATGGCTGCGGGCGCTGCGCGAGTCGGAGACGCTCGCCGGCGGTCTCGGTCTCGCCGCCGTCGCGGCGATCGTCGTGGTCCTCACCGTGATGTCCCTGCAGTCCGTCGCGCCGCCCCCGGTCACCGCCGGAGCCGGGGCAGCTGTCCGGCCGAGCCCTACAGCAAGCGTCGATTCCGCTGCGTCGAGCGCTGACCTCACCGATACCTTCCGGCAGCAGGCGCAGGAGGCACTTGCCGCGCAGAGCTGGCCGGAACTCAGCCCGAGCATCGACGACGTCCTCGCCTCGAATCCGGGCGAGATCGAGTCCTCCTGCGACGGGGTCAATCGTCCGTCCGTCGATCAATGTTCCTGGGGCGATCCGCAGGCACCGATCCACCTCGTTCTGGTGGGCGATTCGACCTCGTCGGCTTACTTGCCCACGTTCGCCTCGCTCGTGCAACTGCGCCCGGACGTCCGGATCACGATGTGGGCGATGAACGGCTGTCGATTCAGCTCGAACCTCTACGACAATGCCAACAAGCAGATCGTGTCCGCGTGTGCCGACCGCATCGCGGCGGCACAGGCATTCATCTCCGAAGCGGCTCCCACCGCAGTGATCGTGACGAACAACTACGGCGGCGATCTCGTGTCGACCGGCAAGTCGGCGACGGACGAGGAGTGGTTGGGTGGCTTGGAGTCCGCCGTGCAGCCGCTCGTCGGGAAGACGCCGCACGTCGTGTTCCTCGCCTCGCCCCCGGGGGGACCGGATCCGGCCGAGTGCTACACGCCGGTGTCCTCGCCCGCCGACTGCGCCACGGAAGTGTCCAAGACGCGTCAGACGCGCGTCTCAGGCGAAAGCAGCCTCGCAGCGAAGATCGGTGGTGTGTCGATCGATCCTGCGGACTTCTTGTGCGACGAAGGGAAGTGTCCGGAGTTCCTCGGGACACTTCCCGTCCGCCGCGACGCCAATCACCTCAGCGCGGCCTTCGCGTCCTCGTTGGCGCCGGTGGTCTCAGAGATCCTCGTCTCATCGGAGGTCCTCCCCGCGCCGGCGTCCTAGGCCGTCACTTCTGGCACGCGATGTTGGTCACGCCCAACTGTCCGGCATCATTGTCGCAACCCACCATCGTGCCGGCCGACAGCGTTCCGATCCTTGCCGTGTACCCGGTCACCGACGTGCCGAGCGTGTTGCGGAAGATCTGGTTCTCCAGGCCGAATTGCTGCTCGTAGTCCGCGGTCCAGACCTGGATGGCATCCTCATTGGGGTGGGAGATGACGTTTTCTGCGATCACCCATCGATTGCCCATGATGACGATCGGGGAGGGGCGGTCGGATGTCATCGATGCGCCGTCCAGGGTGTTGCCGAATATCCAGCCGTCGCTCGCGCCCGCCTTGACCTCGACGGTCTCGGAGGTGGTGTTGGAGATCTGGTTGAAGGCGATCACGTTGCGGTCCGACCGGTCGGGCTGACAGTCGCTGTACTGGCACCTGTTCTCGCGTGCGGTTCCGATATAGACACCCTCGCCGTAGAACGCGCGACCGGGCTCGACGCCCGTGCCGTCGACGATGTTGCCCACGACGTAGCTGTCGGTCGTGTTCGCGAGCAGATGGATCGCCTCGTCGCCGATGTGCTTCAGCGTCAGATTGGACACGATGACGTGAGAGCTGTTCTTCACTTGGATTCCTTTGGATCCGTTGCGCATCGTGAACCCGATGACATTGACATAGCTGACGCCGTCCAAACGCAGTCCGCGTCCATCGGACGTCCCCTGGCCGTCGATGACTGCGGACTTCGGCCCGCAGATCCAGATGGGCGCGGCGGCCGTGCCTGATCGAGTCATCGTGAACCACGCGAAGTTGTACGTCGTGTTCGCGGCCAGTCGGATGACGTCGCCGGGATTCGCATTGGCCAGTGCTCCGCGGAGCTGGGATTCGGTCTGCGGTGAGGTCGTCGCGGCCGGGCAGTCGGCCAGCTTCGGCTGTGGAATGGAGGGGAGCGCCGCGGAGGTGCCCGACGTCGTGGCCCGAGCCGAGTAGTTGTCGCTCGTGTCGATCGCGGCGAGCCGGTAGTCGTAGCTCGTCGATGGGGGAAGACCGAAATCCAGCAGCGTGTTCCCGGTGACCATCGCATTCTGCACCACCACCCAGGTGCCCGCGCCCTGCGGGCTGCGGTAGAGGCGGTAGCCGGCGAGGTCGGGTTCGGTGTTGGCGGTCCAGGTGAGGCGGATGCCGGTGCTGTCGGGGGTGGCGGTGAGGCCGGTGGGGGTGGATGGGGGGTAGATGTCGGGGGCGATGAAGGCGTCCAGGGTGATGCTGGAGCCGATGGAGTTGGTGTTCTTGGTGCCGGTGCGGACGATGCGGAGGGTGTGGGTGGTTTCGGGGAGTCCGCTGACTTCGTAGACCGTTTGTTGGTATTGGGTGGCGGAGGCGTAGAGGTCGACGGTTTGGACTTTCACGCCGTCGAGGTAGACGTCGGCTTGTCCGGAGGAGGAGGACTTGCGGGCGATCCATTTGATGCCGGAGGTCGTGAAGGAGATCTGGGCGTAGCCGGTGCCGCCGAGTTGGGCGAAGGATCCGGCGGAGTCCTGGGTGGAGGTCTTCAACGCCCAGTCTCCGGAGAGGGTGACCGCGGGGGAGTCGTTCTCGTAGGTCCCCGCCCCGACCGCGGCGACGGCGGTGGTGGAGGTGACGGTGGCGGTGCGGGGGGATTCGTTGCCGGCGTTGTCGAGGGCGACCAGTCGGTAGCTGTAAGCGGTGCCTGGTTGCAGGTCGGCGTTGAGGTAGGTGGTGTCGGTGATCTTGTCGGCGACGTTGTCCCAGCTGCTGCCGTTGGCGCGGTAGAGGCGGTAGCCGGCGAGGTCGGGTTCGGTGTTGGCGGTCCAGGTGAGGCGGATGCCGGTGCTGTCGGGGGTGGCGGTGAGGCCGGTGGGGGTGGATGGGGGGTAGATGTCGGGGGCGATGAAGGCGTCCAGGGTGATGCTGGAGCCGATGGAGTTGGTGTTCTTGGTGCCGGTGCGGACGATGCGGAGGGTGTGGGTGGTTTCGGGGAGTCCGCTGACTTCGTAGACCGTTTGTTGGTATTGGGTGGCGGAGGCGTAGAGGTCGACGGTTTGGACTTTCACGCCGTCGAGGTAGACGTCGGCTTGTCCGGAGGAGGAGGACTTGCGGGCGATCCATTTGATGCCGGAGGTCGTGAAGGAGATCTGGGCGTAGCCGGTGCCGCCGAGTTGGGCGAAGGATCCGGCGGAGTCCTGGGTGGAGGTCTTCAACGCCCAGTCTCCGGAGAGGGTGACCGCGGGGGAGTCGTTCTCGTAGGTCCCCGCCCCGACCGCGGCGACGGCGGTGGTGGAGGTGACGGTGGCGGTGCGGGGGGATTCGTTGCCGGCGTTGTCGAGGGCGACCAGTCGGTAGCTGTAAGCGGTGCCTGGTTGCAGGTCGGCGTTGAGGTAGGTGGTGTCGGTGATCTTGTCGGCGACGTTGTCCCAGCTGCTGCCGTTGGCGCGGTAGAGGCGGTAGCCGGCGAGGTCGGGTTCGGTGTTGGCGGTCCAGGTGAGGCGGATGCCGGTGCTGTCGGGGGTGGCGGTGAGGCCGGTGGGGGTGGATGGGGGGTAGATGTCGGGGGCGATGAAGGCGTCCAGGGTGATGCTGGAGCCGATGGAGTTGGTGTTCTTGGTGCCGGTGCGGACGATGCGGAGGGTGTGGGTGGTTTCGGGGAGTCCGCTGACTTCGTAGACCGTTTGTTGGTATTGGGTGGCGGAGGCGTAGAGGTCGACGGTTTGGACTTTCACGCCGTCGAGGTAGACGTCGGCTTGTCCGGAGGAGGAGGACTTGCGGGCGATCCATTTGATGCCGGAGGTCGTGAAGGAGATCTGGGCGTAGCCGGTGCCGCCGAGTTGGGCGAAGGATCCGGCGGAGTCCTGGGTGGAGGTCTTCAACGCCCAGTCTCCGGAGAGGGTGACCGCGGGGGAGTCGTTCTCGTAGGTCCCCGCCCCGACCGCGGCGACGGCGGTGGTGGAGGTGACGGTGGCGGTGCGGGGGGATTCGTTGCCGGCGTTGTCGAGGGCGACCAGTCGGTAGCTGTAAGCGGTGCCTGGTTGCAGGTCGGCGTTGAGGTAGGTGGTGTCGGTGATCTTGTCGGCGACGTTGTCCCAGCTGCTGCCGTTGGCGCGGTAGAGGCGGTAGCCGGCGAGGTCGGGTTCGGTGTTGGCGGTCCAGGTGAGGCGGATGCCGGTGCTGTCGGGGGTGGCGGTGAGGCCGGTGGGGGTGGATGGGGGGTAGATGTCGGGGGCGATGAAGGCGTCCAGGGTGATGCTGGAGCCGATGGAGTTGGTGTTCTTGGTGCCGGTGCGGACGATGCGGAGGGTGTGGGTGGTTTCGGGGAGTCCGCTGACCTCGTAGACCGTTTGTTGGTATTGGGTGGCGGAGGCGTAGAGGTCGACGGTTTGGACTTTCACGCCGTCGAGGTAGACGTCGGCTTGTCCGGAGGAGGAGGACTTGCGGGCGATCCATTTGATGCCGGAGGTCGTGAAGGAGATCTGGGCGTAGCCGGTGCCGCCGAGTTGGGCGAAGGATCCGGCGGAGTCCTGGGTGGAGGTCTTCAACGCCCAGTCTCCGGAGAGGGTGACCGCGGGGGAGTCGTTCTCGTAGGTCCCCGCCCCGACCGCGGCCACCTCCGCACGGGCGGAGGAAGAGGTGAGGAAGCTGAGAATCAGCGCGAGAGAGACTGCCAGCGCTGTCGTGGATGTGCGCACCCGAGAACCTCCGTGCGGAGCAGCTCGGTTGCTGAAGCCGAATTTCTCCGCGCTTGCTGATTGATTACAAGGTCAATCGGGTTACACCCACCTTAGGTGGGGTGAGTGGCGAGGTGAAAGGACTTGCGTCAAGTTAGAGTGTCGACTAATCGGTAAACAGCGGGGAGCCTTGCTTGGATCTGCGAACTGCGCTGCGAATCTTCCGCGCGCACTGGGTGACCATCGTTCTCGCGACACTGGTGGGAGTGGGCGCGGCGGCGGGCTGGTCCTACATCCAGCCGCGCGTCTACACCGCGGACGCGAGCGGGTACGTTGCCGGCACGAATGGCTCCAGTGGGTCCAGCGACTCCAGCGGCGCTCTGCTGGCGAACAACCTCGCGCTGTCGAAGGTCGTCTCGTACGTGGACATCGGATCCTGGCGGTCCGTCGCCGAGTACGCCATCGAGAAGCTCAACCTCGATTCGAGTCCGGAAGCCCTGGTGCGGCGGGTCGATGTCACGAACGCGACCGGTACGGTCACGATCAAGGTGCAGGCGTCCGCGTCGACCCCGGAGGCTGCGCGCGATCTCGCCGAGGCGTGGATCCAGGGGATGGCGACGGAAATCGAGGGGCTCGAGTCGGACGGCGGAAAGGTGCAGGCGGCGGTCCGACTGGTGCCGGCCGACACCGCGCGGCTTCCGACCGCGCCGAGCTCCCCGAACGTGCGACTCGCGCTCGCGATCGGGGGAGTCGCGGGTCTCGTCGTCGGGATCATGATCGCGCTCCTCCGGTTCACTCTCGACCGGCGCATTCGCAGCGCCGAACTCGTCGAACGCGAAACGGGTGTGGCGGTGGTCGGCACCGTCCCGGTGGAGAAATCGTTCACGACGGCGAATCGCCTCATCCCGGTCGGTGACCAGCGCGACGAGCGCCTGTTCGCGGTGTCCGAGGCGCTTCGCGAACTTCGGACGAACATCCAATTCATGGACGTGGACCATCCTCCTCGCGTCGTCGTGGTGACGAGCCCGCTTCCCGGAGACGGCAAGTCGACGATGAGCGCGAACCTCGCGTTGGCGGTGGCTGCGTCGGGGCAGCAGGTGGTCCTCATCGACGGCGACCTCCGTCGTCCGATGATCGCCGCCATCTTCGGTCTTGTCGAAGGTGCGGGCATCACCGACGTCTTGGCCGGCCGGGCAGAGGTCGACGATGTTGCCCAGACGTTCGGTCACCTGGACACACTGCGCATCGTCGCAGCGGGACGCACTCCGCCCAACCCGAGCGAGGTGCTGGGATCTGAGCGCATGAAGGACCTCCTTCGTGAGCTCTCCCGCGAGGCCACGGTCATCGTCGACGCACCTCCTCTGCTTCCGGTGACGGATGCAGCCGTGCTCACTCACTCCGCCGATGGTGCGATCGTCGTGGTCGGCGCGGGGCGGACCACGATCGACGTCCTCAAGAAGGCGATGAACAACCTCGACCGAGCCGGCGGACGAGCCCTCGGCGTGGTGCTCAACCGTGTCCCTCGCTCGGGTGGCGGCTACTACGACTACCGCTACACCGGCGACTACTACCAAGCTGACCAGGCCGTGGACGACGACGCAGACCACACCCCGCCCGTGGCCGACGACGCAGACCAAACCCCGCCCGGCAATGATGACGAGATCCCAGGCCCCGTCGCCGAGACGCAGGCGTCCGCGACGGGTGATCCGCAGGATGAACTCGCGCCGCTGCGCCGCAGTCGGCGTCGCGTCGGCTGACACGAGACAGTGATTACTGCCCGCGGCGTATGCCGCGGGCAGTACCTGTTCACCCCATCCTGTAGCGCCATCCCGCATACCGAGCGCGCCAGGATCTCGAGTATGTGGCCCCCACTCGCCCGATGGCGAGCACATTGGACCCGTTCCCTCCCGACGAGGGCGCATATCCGAACAATCCACTTGGGGGATCCGTGAGCATCGAAGAAGTTCGCCCGGCAGGCGTCAGCCGCCGCACCGTCATCAAGGCCGCTGCGTGGTCTGCGCCCGTCGTCGCCGTGGCCGTCGCCACCCCGCTCGCCAGTGCGAGCACCCCGCCGGCGCCGGCACCGTCCACGCGTTCCTACTGGGATGGCGGCACCTCGATCAACAAGGTCGTGACCACCGGCAACCAGTACATCCGCATCAACCAGAGCGCATCGCTCGGCTTCGAGGTGGAGGACGAGAACGGCGATCCCGAACCCGCCGGCAAGTACACCTCCGGCCCCGCGACCGTTCGCATCACGTGGGGTGCGGGTGGTGGGGTCACCGATCCTCAGCCCTACTCGGTCCAGGAAACCAACCTCAACGGCTGGGTGCGCACCGGTAGCCTGCCCGGGACGGGTACCTCGGGGCAGATCGAGTACACCTACACCGGTCTCCTGAACGGCGATGCCAACCGCATCCCGCTGCCCGTCGTCCGGCTCTACCCCTCGCCGAACGGCGCGCTCACGGCGACCTACGTCACCGTTCAGCAGCAGTCGCAGTACATCGGCGCGTCGGGCTCGTACACGATCGCACCGTAAGCACGACCGTATGACGGTGGCCCCGATCCAGAGGATCGGGGCCACCGTCATACGTGCTTGGGGGTCAGCCTATGACGAGGCCTCCGCGCTCCGTCGCAGATAGAGCCCCACGGCCACGGCGGCGGGCTTCAACTGCGTATACGACAGCTGATAGGTCGCCTCGGACCGCCGGAAGGGGTCGATCACGTCGAAGTCGGCGGGATCCTCCGGCGGCGGGACGGTCCCGCGTAGCCGGGCCGCCAGAGCCACGGCATCCTTCAGCGCCTCGGCCGAATCGCTGGTCGATCGCTGCGTACTGTCCGATGCGGACGACTGTGCGGCGGGCACGATGTTCGCCAGTTCCCGGAGAGTGAAGGTGCGGCGAACGGCGCTGGGAACCAGGCTGACGACGGCACGACGATGCTCGCGCGAAAGTGCCAGTATCAATCCGGCGTCGCCGATTAGCTTCTCGCTGATCTGTCGTGCGCGATGGCTCTCCCCGGCGAAGCCGTCCTCGCGAGCCAGGCGCAGCGCCGGATCGGGCATGCCGTGACCGACGAGCGCGCCCGTTCCTGCGCTCTCCACCCGCACGTCGCGGATGCCCGACAGGCTCTCCGCCAGGATCAGTTCGGCGAGGGGAGACCGGCAGATGTTGCCGGTGCACACCGTCAGGACTGTGAATGTCACGCGTTTTCCACCGGGCGTGAGGCGGCCTCGCCGGACTTCCCGGGCGCGCCGGCGCGGGTGTCGGTGGCTCCCGCGTACGAGTAAGAGCCGTAGGCGTAGCTGTCGGGTCCGCGAGTGGGCAGCATCGTGACGATCACCCCGAAGAGGCGGCTGCCGATTCCCTCGAGCCGTTCCACGGCCGCACTCAAGTGCGGCTTGCGGGTGATCCCCGATGCTGCCACGAGGAGGACTCCGCTGGCGAAGCGAGAAACCACGGCCGCGTCGGTCACCAGGAGCAGTGGCGGTGAGTCGATGAGCACGTAGTCGAATGCGCCGGCCATCGCCTCGAGAGTTCGCTGCATCGCCTGGCTGCCCAGCAGCTCCGACGGGTTCGGCGGGGTCTGGCCCGACGGGAGGATGAAGAGTCGCTCGTTGCCCCACTGCTGAAGTGCGTCCGCGAGGTCCACGCGACCGATGAGGACATCGGTCAGGCCGACGGATCCCTCGATGCCCATGTACTCGGCCACGCGGGGCAACCGCAGGTCTCCATCCACCAGTGCCACGCGTGCCCCCGTCTCCGCGAGCGCGATGGCGAGATTGGCCGTGGTGGTGGACTTGCCTTCGCCGGGACCGGCGCTGGAGATGACGAACGTGCGCGAGTCGCCGTCGACGTCGATGAACTGCAGATTCGTTCGAAGGCTTCGGAACGACTCGGCTCGCGGGTTCCGTGGATCGGCGTGGACGATGAGCGGACGCTTCTTCGCCTCCGGGTCGAGGGTGATTCCGCCGAGCACGGGCTTGTCCGTAGCGGACTCGACATCGTGCGAGGAATGGATGCGCGTGTCCAGAACAGCGCGCAGAGCAGCGATCCCCAGGGCGAGCACCAAGCCACCGAGGACTCCGATGAGGACATTCAGCGGGATGCGGGGTGAGGACGGCGCAGTGGGCACGAGGGCGGGCTCGATGGTTTCGATCCGCACCAGACTGGGAGCAGACCCCGACGGCTTCTCGAGCTGGTTGACGACGACGTCGGCGAAATTGGTGCCGACGGAGTTCGCGATAGCGGCCGCGAGAGCAGGGTCGGAATTCGACGTGGATACCGAAATAACGACGGAGTTCGTGGGCGAGGTGGCCTCGATGGATTTCGCGAGTTCTTGCGGCGTGGTGTTCAGATTCAATTCGTCGATAACCCGGTCGAGCACGACCGCACTGTCGACCACATCAACAAAACTCACGACAGCCTGGCGGGCGAAGTTCGTGCCTTGTGCGAGCTCCGTGACGCCGGAAGAGTCCGATCGCACGGACACGTACAGCTGGGTGGTGGCCTCGTATTTCGGGGTCTGGAGCAGCGACCAGCCGAATGCGGCGGCACCGCCGAGCACTGTGAGGGAGAGTAGGAGAACCCAATTTCGGTGCAAGATTCGCAGATAGTCCCGCAGTTCCACTCGTTGCTCCATTCGACGATTCTCACCGCGCGGCGGAGGCCGCATGAGTCGGGGCGGGTAATCTGGGGCTATCCCTTACTGACGTCCGCTCTGCTCTCCACCCTACGTCATTGCCAATCGGTACCTCGTGAGCGAAGAGAGAACACGATGAACGACCTTGACGCACTGTTCGACGACGATTCCTCGGCCGATCGGCCGCCCGTCGCGGCCCGCACCGACGCCGCTGACGACCTCGTCCGCCTGGTGGGCCCGCAGGGCCCGTCGTCCGGCGAACGCCGGGTCTTCCGGGACGTCGAAGCCCTGGTGTCCAAAATCGGTGCACCGGGCGCGATCGACCACACGCGCCCCGCGGGGTGGTCGGCGCCGGAGGCCGCGGTCGCGGGAAATCGACCCCTGAACCTCATGGGCTCGTCGGGACGGATCAGCCTGCTCAGCATCGTCGTGGCCGTCCTCGCCATCCTCTGCGTCGTGGCCGCCGTCGCGCTGGGCATCTATCGGCAGCTGACAGCCGACCCGGTGGATGCGGCCATGGCGAGTCTCGTCGAGGCGGAGTCCGAGGTGCAGAACGATCTGCAGGGCTTGGCCACCGCGGTGGATCTCTACACGCAGACGGCGGATCAGGCGGACTCCCTGGTCGCGGCTGCGAACCAGACGCTGCCCTCGCTCGACGGGAAGGTGGAACAGGGCGTCTTGTCGGCCGCGGTCGCCGCGCGCGATTCCCTCGCCGTCGCCGTCACCCCGCGCGCCGACTTCGAGGTGCCGGTTTACGAGCGCGGTGCGATGGACGCGACCTCGGTGGCGGCCATCGCGAGCGCCACGGACAAGGTGCGGGCGCAGCGCGTGGACATCCCGGACCGTCTGAGTGCGGTGCGGTCGGAGCGTAGTGAGGTCGTGCAGGCCGTCAGCGAGTTCATCGCCCGTCTGGACGCCGTGGGCCAGCGGGTCGCAGCCGACGTGACGCAGGAACTGGAACAGAACGATGCGGCTACCGATGAGGCCCGGGCGAAGGTCACCGCTGCGGCGAGCGTCGTCGGGCAGACGACGGGCGCTGACCTGTTCGCGCCGCTGAATGCGTACGCCGTCGCCGTGGATGAGC encodes:
- a CDS encoding polysaccharide biosynthesis tyrosine autokinase; this encodes MDLRTALRIFRAHWVTIVLATLVGVGAAAGWSYIQPRVYTADASGYVAGTNGSSGSSDSSGALLANNLALSKVVSYVDIGSWRSVAEYAIEKLNLDSSPEALVRRVDVTNATGTVTIKVQASASTPEAARDLAEAWIQGMATEIEGLESDGGKVQAAVRLVPADTARLPTAPSSPNVRLALAIGGVAGLVVGIMIALLRFTLDRRIRSAELVERETGVAVVGTVPVEKSFTTANRLIPVGDQRDERLFAVSEALRELRTNIQFMDVDHPPRVVVVTSPLPGDGKSTMSANLALAVAASGQQVVLIDGDLRRPMIAAIFGLVEGAGITDVLAGRAEVDDVAQTFGHLDTLRIVAAGRTPPNPSEVLGSERMKDLLRELSREATVIVDAPPLLPVTDAAVLTHSADGAIVVVGAGRTTIDVLKKAMNNLDRAGGRALGVVLNRVPRSGGGYYDYRYTGDYYQADQAVDDDADHTPPVADDADQTPPGNDDEIPGPVAETQASATGDPQDELAPLRRSRRRVG
- a CDS encoding polysaccharide biosynthesis tyrosine autokinase; translated protein: MRPPPRGENRRMEQRVELRDYLRILHRNWVLLLSLTVLGGAAAFGWSLLQTPKYEATTQLYVSVRSDSSGVTELAQGTNFARQAVVSFVDVVDSAVVLDRVIDELNLNTTPQELAKSIEATSPTNSVVISVSTSNSDPALAAAIANSVGTNFADVVVNQLEKPSGSAPSLVRIETIEPALVPTAPSSPRIPLNVLIGVLGGLVLALGIAALRAVLDTRIHSSHDVESATDKPVLGGITLDPEAKKRPLIVHADPRNPRAESFRSLRTNLQFIDVDGDSRTFVISSAGPGEGKSTTTANLAIALAETGARVALVDGDLRLPRVAEYMGIEGSVGLTDVLIGRVDLADALQQWGNERLFILPSGQTPPNPSELLGSQAMQRTLEAMAGAFDYVLIDSPPLLLVTDAAVVSRFASGVLLVAASGITRKPHLSAAVERLEGIGSRLFGVIVTMLPTRGPDSYAYGSYSYAGATDTRAGAPGKSGEAASRPVENA
- a CDS encoding low molecular weight phosphatase family protein produces the protein MCTGNICRSPLAELILAESLSGIRDVRVESAGTGALVGHGMPDPALRLAREDGFAGESHRARQISEKLIGDAGLILALSREHRRAVVSLVPSAVRRTFTLRELANIVPAAQSSASDSTQRSTSDSAEALKDAVALAARLRGTVPPPEDPADFDVIDPFRRSEATYQLSYTQLKPAAVAVGLYLRRSAEASS
- a CDS encoding fibronectin type III domain-containing protein, with the translated sequence MRTSTTALAVSLALILSFLTSSSARAEVAAVGAGTYENDSPAVTLSGDWALKTSTQDSAGSFAQLGGTGYAQISFTTSGIKWIARKSSSSGQADVYLDGVKVQTVDLYASATQYQQTVYEVSGLPETTHTLRIVRTGTKNTNSIGSSITLDAFIAPDIYPPSTPTGLTATPDSTGIRLTWTANTEPDLAGYRLYRANGSSWDNVADKITDTTYLNADLQPGTAYSYRLVALDNAGNESPRTATVTSTTAVAAVGAGTYENDSPAVTLSGDWALKTSTQDSAGSFAQLGGTGYAQISFTTSGIKWIARKSSSSGQADVYLDGVKVQTVDLYASATQYQQTVYEVSGLPETTHTLRIVRTGTKNTNSIGSSITLDAFIAPDIYPPSTPTGLTATPDSTGIRLTWTANTEPDLAGYRLYRANGSSWDNVADKITDTTYLNADLQPGTAYSYRLVALDNAGNESPRTATVTSTTAVAAVGAGTYENDSPAVTLSGDWALKTSTQDSAGSFAQLGGTGYAQISFTTSGIKWIARKSSSSGQADVYLDGVKVQTVDLYASATQYQQTVYEVSGLPETTHTLRIVRTGTKNTNSIGSSITLDAFIAPDIYPPSTPTGLTATPDSTGIRLTWTANTEPDLAGYRLYRANGSSWDNVADKITDTTYLNADLQPGTAYSYRLVALDNAGNESPRTATVTSTTAVAAVGAGTYENDSPAVTLSGDWALKTSTQDSAGSFAQLGGTGYAQISFTTSGIKWIARKSSSSGQADVYLDGVKVQTVDLYASATQYQQTVYEVSGLPETTHTLRIVRTGTKNTNSIGSSITLDAFIAPDIYPPSTPTGLTATPDSTGIRLTWTANTEPDLAGYRLYRSPQGAGTWVVVQNAMVTGNTLLDFGLPPSTSYDYRLAAIDTSDNYSARATTSGTSAALPSIPQPKLADCPAATTSPQTESQLRGALANANPGDVIRLAANTTYNFAWFTMTRSGTAAAPIWICGPKSAVIDGQGTSDGRGLRLDGVSYVNVIGFTMRNGSKGIQVKNSSHVIVSNLTLKHIGDEAIHLLANTTDSYVVGNIVDGTGVEPGRAFYGEGVYIGTARENRCQYSDCQPDRSDRNVIAFNQISNTTSETVEVKAGASDGWIFGNTLDGASMTSDRPSPIVIMGNRWVIAENVISHPNEDAIQVWTADYEQQFGLENQIFRNTLGTSVTGYTARIGTLSAGTMVGCDNDAGQLGVTNIACQK
- a CDS encoding acyltransferase family protein, yielding MRIVAEPRTQETDPRPARTKERSSHGPAKAAKRPLRPDIQGLRMIAVLAVIADHLFHWPSGGFVGVDVFFVLSGFLITGLLIREHDKTGSISFTSFYRRRVKRIMPAALLVVTATLVAAYFLFNKARFLHTVEDGVWAIFFGANWNFAFAGTDYFGATSAVSPLQHYWSLAVEEQFYFVWPWLMLLIYVLVARARGGRAHARAIVLGTILVLTAASFAWSLWESATNPAWAYFSTFARAWELGVGAVIAVLAPTLGRLPGWARTPLAWLGLIGIAVSVFIVSSEAGGFPAPWASLPVLATAAVVISGIGAPARFVWPISNPVSNYIGDISYSLYLWHWPIIVFTAVVLPREEPLYFVVVLALTLILSISSYHLVEDPVRRSSLFEPRTARRKRSRRGPRWLRALRESETLAGGLGLAAVAAIVVVLTVMSLQSVAPPPVTAGAGAAVRPSPTASVDSAASSADLTDTFRQQAQEALAAQSWPELSPSIDDVLASNPGEIESSCDGVNRPSVDQCSWGDPQAPIHLVLVGDSTSSAYLPTFASLVQLRPDVRITMWAMNGCRFSSNLYDNANKQIVSACADRIAAAQAFISEAAPTAVIVTNNYGGDLVSTGKSATDEEWLGGLESAVQPLVGKTPHVVFLASPPGGPDPAECYTPVSSPADCATEVSKTRQTRVSGESSLAAKIGGVSIDPADFLCDEGKCPEFLGTLPVRRDANHLSAAFASSLAPVVSEILVSSEVLPAPAS